The region CTCCTCAACGACTGTTACAACGCCAACCCCGGCTCCATGGCCGCGGCCTTGGAGCTGCTGTCCGAGCTCAAGGGCCAAGGCCGGGCCGCCGCTGCCCTGGGGGACATGCTGGAGCTGGGGAGCTTAAGTCAGGCCGCCCACCGGGAGCTGGGCCGCCAGGCGGTGGCCGCCGGGGTGGAGTTCCTGACGGTGGTGGGGAATTTCCGGGAAGAGGTGGCCGCCGGCGCCCGGGAGGCGGGCCTTCCGGCTGCGGCCATCAAGCCGGTGGCCGACAAATCCCAGGCCGTGCGAACACTCCGGGATTTCCTCCGGCCGGGGGACTGGCTGCTGGTGAAGGGCTCCCGCTCCATGCACATGGAGGCGGTGGTGGCGGGCCTGGCCGCCGCCTGAATCCTTCGGCCGGCCATGAATTTCCCTTAAGCGAGTATCCGAGCCGATCATGCTCTATCATCTGCTCTATCCCTTAAAGACGGTCTTCGGCGGCTTCAACGTCTTCCGCTATCTCACCTTCCGAAGCATCTTTGCGGTGCTCACGGCCCTGTTCATCACCCTGATCATCGGGCCCTGGGTCATCCGCAAGCTCAAGGAGCTGAGTTTCGGCCAGTATATCCGGGAGGACGGCCCCCAGTCGCATCATCAGAAGGCCGGCACCCCCACCATGGGCGGGCTGATGATCCTCTTTTCCATGGTGGTGACCACCTTGCTCTGGGCCGATCTCACCAATTTCTACATCTGGCTCCTCATCGGTGTGGCCCTGGGCTTTGGCGCCATCGGTTTCTGGGACGACTACCTCAAGGTGATCAAGAAGCACAACCGGGGCCTGAGCGGCAAGGCCAAGTTTTTCTGGCAGACGGTGGTGGCCACCCTGGTGGCCCTGGCCCTGTATGTTTACCCGGACTTTGAGACCACCCTCACGGTGCCCTTCTTCAAGGACATCAACCCCAACCTGGGGCTGGCCTTCCTGCCGGTGGCGGTGTTCATCATCGTGGGCACCGCCAATGCGGTGAACCTCACCGACGGCCTGGACGGCCTGGCCATCGGGCCGGTGACCATCGCCGCCGCCTTTTATCTCATCTTCGCCTATCTGGCGGGGAACGCCCGCATCGCCGCCTATTTGCAGATCCCCTTTGTGAAGGGGGTGGGGGAGCTCTCCATCTTCCTGGCGGCCTTGGTGGGGGCGGGCATCGGCTTTCTCTGGTTCAACGCCTATCCGGCCCAGGTCTTCATGGGGGATGTGGGCGCCCTGGCCCTGGGGGGCATCCTGGGCACGGCGGCCATCGCCGTCAAGCAGGAGATCCTCCTGGTGGTGGTGGGCGGGCTGTTCGTGGTGGAGGCCCTAAGCGTCATCATGCAGGTGTGCTTCTTCAAGGTGACCAACGGCAAGCGCATCTTCCGCATGGCGCCCATCCACCACCACTTTGAGCTCAAAGGCTGGCCGGAGCCTAAGGTCATTGTGCGCTTCTGGATCATCTCCCTGGTGTTGGGCCTGCTCTCCCTGAGCGCCCTGAAACTGAGGTGAGCATGGAGCTCAAAGGCGCCCGGGTCCTGGTGGTGGGGCTGGCCCGCACGGGGGTGGCGTTGGCGCGGTTTCTCAGCGCCCAGGGGGCTATCGTGACGGCCACCGACGCGGCCCCGGCGGAAAACCTGGCGGAGGCAATAAAAGCCCTGGACGGCCTCCCGGTGACCCTGGAACTGGGGGTGCCCCAGCCCGCCGCGGTGGAGGCGTACGACCTCATCCTCCTCAGCCCCGGGGTGCCGCCGGAGCTGCCCTGGCTGGAGGCAGCCCGGCGTCGGGGCATCCCGGTGGTGGGCGAATTGGAGCTGGCCCGGCCCTTCCTCACCCTGCCCATCCTGGCCATCTCCGGCACCAACGGCAAGACCACCACCACCACCCTCACCGCCGAGCTCCTTCAGGCCGGGGGCTTACGGCCCCTGGTGGGCGGCAACATCGGCACCCCCCTCATCTCCCTGGTGGAGGAACAGAGCGGGCATGACCTCCTGGTGTTGGAAGTCTCCAGCTTCCAACTGGACACCGCCCCGAACTTTCATGCCCATCGGGCGGCGCTCTTGAACATCACCCCGGACCATCTGGACCGCTATCCCGATTACAACGCCTATGTGGCCTCCAAGGCAGGGCTTTTCCGGCACCAGACCGCCGCCGATCTCCGGGTCCTCAACTTTGATGACCCGGGGGTGCGGGCTATGCAGGAGGGACCCGCCCGGGTGCTGTTTTTTTCCACCCGCCAGCCCCTGGCGGCAGGGGCCTGGCTGGAGGGGGAGACCCTGCGGGTGCGCCTGCCGGGCGGCCCCGATGCCGCTTTTCCCCTCGCCGACATCCGCCTGTCCGGCCGCCACAATCTGGAAAACGTCATGGCGGCGCTGCTTCTGGCCCTGGATGCCGGGGTGGCGCCGGCGGCCTGCCGGGACGTGCTGGCCCGCTTCGCCGGCCTGCCCCACCGCATCCAGTATGTGGCCACCATCGACGGGGTGGAGTATTACGACGATTCCAAGGGCACCAATGTGGGCGCGGTGATCCGGGCCCTGGAGCAGTTTTCCCGGCCCGTGCTTCTCATTGCCGGCGGCCGGGACAAGGACAGCGACTTTTCCCTGCTGGCCCCGGCCATTAAAGCGCGGGTGCGCCACCTGGTGCTGCTGGGGGAGACCAAGGAGCGCCTGGCCAAAGCCTGGCAAGGCCTGGCGCCCATCCACCTGGTGGCGGACCTGGCCGAGGCGGTGCGCACCTGCCGCCGGCTGGCCCGCCCGGGGGAGGTGGTGCTGCTGTCCCCGGCCTGCGCCAGTTTCGATATGTTCCGGGATTACGCCCACCGTGGCGACACCTTTCAGCGCCTGGTGCGGGAGGCGGCTCATGGCCGGGGCATCTGAGGCCGTCAGCGGCCGGCAGGACCATCTCCTGCTCTATGCCACCCTGGGGCTGGTGCTCTTGGGCCTCACCAGCGTCTTCACTTCCAGCACCGTCATGGCCATGGCCCAATTCCAGGACCCCTATTACTTTGTCAAGCGGCAGGTTTTTTATGCCCTCCTGGGGTTGGCGCTGCTGTATATTGCCAGCCGCATCCCTTACCAGTACTGGAAGCCCCTGGTCTATCCTATCCTGCTCCTTTCCCTCATCAGCCTCATTTTGGTATTTGTGCCCGGCATCGGGGCCAAAGTGCGGGGCGCGGCCCGCTGGCTGAAATTGGGGCCTTTGACCCTGCAGCCCTCGGAGTTCGCCAAACTGGCCCTGGTCATCTTCCTGGCCTACTCCCTGGCGCGCAAACAGGAGAAGATGAAGTATTTCGCCATCGGCTTTCTCCCCCACATGCTGGTGGCGGGAATTTTCATCCTCCTGATCCTCAAGGAGCCGGACTTCGGTACCGCCGTCACCCTGGCCCTGATCACCTTCATCATGCTGTTGGTGGGCGGTACCCGGGTGACCTACATCTTTTTCGCCTCCCTGGCGGGGCTGGTGTTGGGGACCTTGGCGGTACTCCGGGATCCCAAAAAATTCGCCCGCATCCTCTCTTTTTTGGACCCCTGGAAGCACGGTCAGGATGTGGGTTATCAATTGAAGCAGTCCCTCCTGGCCATCGGGTCGGGCGGGCTCATCGGGGTGGGGCCGGGGCAGAGCCGGGCCAAGCTCTTTTACCTGCCGGACGCCCACACCGATTTCATCCTGGCCATTTACAGCGAGGAATTCGGCCTGGTGGGGGTACTTTTGCTGCTGGCGCTCTTCACTCTGGTGACCATCCGCGGCCTGCGCCTGAGCCTGAGGGCTCCGGACGCCTTCGGGTCATACCTGGCCCTGGGCCTCACCCTCATCATCAGTCTCCAGGCCGCCATTAACATGGGGGTGGTCACCGGGATTTTGCCCACCAAGGGGCTGTCCCTCCCCTTCCTCAGCTACGGCGGCTCCAATCTCCTCACCAACCTCCTGGCGGTGGGCATTCTCCTGAACATCAGCGGTCAGGTGAAGCAGCCTGCGGCCGTCGCCAGCCGCCTGCCCACGGGGGCTCCCGCCCCAGCGGCCGTCTCCGGTGAGCCTCCCCGGTGACCGAGATCCCCTGAAGCACTTCTTCCACAGGCGGACAAAATTCTTTCCCGCTCCTTGACAATCCCTCAAAATGAGGCTAAGCTGGCATCATCTCAGGTTACCCCTGATAAAGAATTAAGGTTTTTTCTTAGGGAAAGTGGCCGGCTGCATTTTTTCTCCGGGGAGCCTGACTGCCGCCCGGGCGGGGGCAGACGCCTTCTTGGCGGACATGACAGCCCTGAGCCTCACAGACCAGGGGGAGGAGAGGTGACGAGGCGGCGGCCAGGGTCCCAGGAGGGGGGGGACATGGACGTCCGGCGGGTGCCGGCCCAGGAAGCGGCAGCCCGGCGTTGGTTCGATTTCCTGGCGGCGGAGTGCACCCGCCGGGACGGCCTGCTGTGTTTCTACGACCAGGAAAAATCCTCCCGGGTGTTGAGCTCTTGTCAGGCTCTGGCCCGGCATCTGGAGGGCCAGGTGGCCACATCTGACTCTCCCGCTTCTGGGATGGGTCGGGAGGACGAACCCTGCCCCTTCTCCCTGCCCGCCGTGCCCAGGGGACCGGGCTGACGCTTCGCCCGGGGGCGCTTCCATCCCCTGGAAGAGCTGAGACTTTCCATCCTCTTTTTTCTTTGGTATATTGGGGTTGCCGCCACTCCGGCCGCGCCTGCGGGCGCCACGCCAGGGGCAGGAGCTGTCCTTGGCCGATTGCCGGAGTGTTTGAGGGGGAGAAGCGGGGGAATGGTTCCCGCCATGGCGGTCTCACCTCTGATACCGCACCGGGTCCCGCACGCCTGGGACCCACCGCCACCACCCGCGGTGCGATCCTCCAAGGGAGGCCCGGGTGTGTCCCGTATCTGAGCTGCATGTGGTGATCGTGGCCGGCGGCACCGGCGGCCACCTCTTTCCGGGTATTGCCGTGGCCCGGGAATGGCAGCGCCGCGGGGTCAGGGTCACCTTCCTCACCACCCCCAAGCCGGTGACCGGGGAGATCCTGGCCCGTTATGGCCTCACCTGGGAGCCGGTGGCCAGCCGGGCCCTGGTGGGGATGGGCTGGGGGGCGCGGCTGCGCACTCTTTTTTCCCTGCCCGGCAACGTCTTGGCCGCCCGGCGGCGTCTGAAAGAACTCGCCCCGCACCTGGTGCTGGGCATGGGGGGCTATGCTGCCGCGCCCGTGGGGCTGGCCGCCTGGAGTCTCGGGATCCCCTTGGCCCTGCACGAGCAGAACGCCATTCCCGGCCTCACCAACCGCCGCCTGGCCCGTCTGGCCCGGCGGATCTTCCTCTCCTTTCCCGACGCCCGGGACCTGCCGGCGGAGAAGTGCCGCTGGACCGGCAATCCCATCCGGGAGGAGTTTTTTGAACCACCGCCCCCCCGGCCGGAGAGACCCTTCACCGTGCTCATCATGGGGGGGAGCCAGGGCGCCCGCCACCTCAACCAGCAGGTGGTGGCCGCCCTGCCGCGTTTGGCGGCGCGGCGGGAGGAGTTGCGCTTCCTGCACCTCACCGGGGAGGCGGACTACGAGGAGGTGGCAGCGGGCTATCGGCAGGCGGGCTTTGAGGCGGAGGTGGCCCCCTTCTCCCCGGAGGTGGCCGCCCTCATGGGCCGGGCGCATCTGGTGGTCTGCCGCTCCGGGGCCTCCACCCTGGCGGAGCTCATGGCCCGGGGCCGGGCGGCGGTGCTCATCCCCTACCCTTTCGCCGCCGGCAACCACCAGGAGGCCAACGCCCGCTACCTGGAGGCCCACGGCGCCGCCGAGGTCGTCTTGAATAAAGATTTTACCGCCGCGGTCTTTGCTGATAAGATAGGGCAGTTTTTGGCAAAACCCGAGGCTTTGGCGGCCATGGAGGCGGCGGCCCGCTCCCTGGCCAAGCCCGCGGCCGCCCAGGAGATCGTAGCCGGCTGCCTGGAAATGCTGGACTCTTGAGTCCACATGAAATGGTAGAGCGAAGATATTTTCTGGAATAAATATGGCCGCTATGTAGAACAGTTTGCGTGAACATCCGTTTCTTCCAATGGCTTCGGGAGATATCCGAACTGGAGATCGGACATTCCCTCCCCCTTGATGGGGGAGGGCAAGGGTGGGGGTGAGCAATCACGAAACACCCTTTCAAAAACATTGCCAGGGTCTTGCGGAAATCTTCTACTCTGGCCGAGAGTCTTTTGTGGCGGCGTCTCCGGGGGAGGCAGTTGGCCGGCCGGAAATTCCGGAGACAGCAACCCTTGGGACCTTATGTGGTTGATTTCGTCTGCTTTGAGAGGCGCCTGGTCATCGAGATAGATGGCGGCCAGCATGACCTGGACCGGGCCCAAGACGAAGAACGGGACGCGTGGCTAAGGGAAAACGGCTTCACCGTGCTCAGGTTTTGGAATACCGAGGTGATGCAGAACCTGGAGGGAGTCCTGGAGTGCATTCTGGCCCAGGTGGCTGATCCCCCTCCCCCTAACCCCCTCCCGCCAGGGGAGGGGGGATGAGCGCTGACGTTACGTAAAGCAGGCCATTTATCCCGAGGATTGGGGTGCAGGCATCTCTTTTCGGCATGAGGATAATTTCGGAGAATAGGAAGAAATAAGAAATGATGCGCACTGCGCACCCTAACTTTCTCATATCAATGGAGAAAAGGCTCGATAACCGTAGCTGGGAAATGGGCTATTTTTGATGAAGGTCGAATTAAGGTAGAAATTAATATAATAGGAAGTAATGTTGTCTTTATGGGTTCGATTCGAAATAACATTTTAACATTAGCAGGGCAAGGTATGAGTATTAGTTATAATAAAATCAAAAAATAAATTGTCAACACCTAATTCATAACCGTAAAGTGCGCACTGCTCATCAAATTTTTAAACCATGGCCAACACTACCAGCTACCACTTCATCGGCATCGGCGGCATCGGCATGAGCGGCTTGGCGGAGCTGTTGGTGCGCCAGAGCCACCCGGTGACCGGCTCCGATGTGGCCCAAAACGACATCACCCGGCGCCTGGAGGCCCTGGGGGTGCGGGTTTACCTGGGCCATGCCCCGGAGCATCTGGGCGAGTTCCAGGTGGTGGTGCACACCAGCGCGGTGAAGGACGACAACCCGCATTAGACAGTTACAACAAAATGGAATTCAAGTAAACAATCACATTTTTATTTACTATAGAGAAATCATAATGGAAATAAGGCATTATCGCTTCCCGCGCATTACCCTGAACCCTGAGAAGTGCTTTGGCAAGCCATGTATTCGCGGGTTGAGAATGCCGGTATCCTCCATCATCAGTTATTTGGCCGCGGGCATGACTGTGGATGACATTCTGAAAGAGTGGCCCGAATTGGAGCGGGAGGATATTTTAGAGGCCCTGGGATACGCCGCCTGGGCCATGGAGGAAAGGGTGGTGCCTTTGCAGGAGGCCACCGGCTGAATGAGGTTCCTCCTGAATATGAACCTGCCCCGGGCTTTGATGACGCAGCTCGCCGCTATGGGACATCAGGCCCGCCACGTGGGGGACATCGGTTTAGCTCGGGCCACGGACGCAGAAATCATAGCGGAGGCCCAAAAAACCCGGGAAACCATCTTGACTCACGACCTGGATTATGGCCATCTGCTGGCCTTTTCTGGGGTTATCTCACCGTCGGTGGTCATTTTTCGACTCAGAAGAATTGATTCGGAAATTCTGTTTAAAAGACTTATGGAGGCATGGGCAGAGATAGAGCTCCCCCTTTCAGAGGGTGCTATCATTATTTTGGAGGATACAGTCTTGCGTGTGCGCCCATTGCCTATAAAAGAAATATAAGAAATAACACACTGAAAATATTTACAACAAAATATAGATTGGTCGAAGATAAAATAGGAAAAACAATTCTCGGTGAAACTATATATCACGTGATAATATCATTACCATGACCACTAGCACCACCTACCACTTCATCGGCATCGGCGGCATCGGCATGAGCGGCCTGGCGGAGCTGTTGGTGCGTCAGGGCCACCCGGTGACCGGCTCCGATGTGGCCAGAAACGACATCACCCGGCGCCTGGAGGCCCTGGGGGTGCGGGTTTACCTGGGACATGCCCCGGAGCATCTGGGGGAGGCCCAGGTGGTGGTGCACACCAGCGCGGTGAAGGAGGACAACCCCGAGCTGGCCGCGGCCCGGAAGAGAGGCCTGACGGTGCTCCGCCGGGGCGAGATGCAGGCCCGGCTGATGGCCCCCCACCGCCAGATCGCGGTCACCGGGGCTCACGGCAAGACCTCCACCACCGCCATGACCGCGGCGGTGCTCCGGGCTGGCGGGCTGGACCCCACGGTGCTCGTGGGCGCGGTGTGGGACAGCCTGGGGAGCAATGCGGTCCTGGGCGCGGGCGAGTGGTTTGTGGCCGAAGCCGATGAAAGTGACGGCTCTTTCACCTATCTCACCCCCGAGATCAGCATCATCACCAACCTGGACCGGGAACACCTGGATTTCTACCGGGACCTGGAGCACGTCAAGGAGGTCTTTGCCGGGTATCTGGCCCACCTGCCTCCGGGCGCCCTGGTGGTGGCCTGGGAGGGCGATCCGCATTTGCAGGGGCTCCTCCGGGACTTCCCCCACCGCCGCCTCACCTATGGCCTCACGCCCGGGGCAGACCTTTGGGCCGACCGCCTGGCGACCCGGGGGTTGAGCCAGCGCTTCCGCCTCTGGCGGGGGGAGCGCCCCCTGGGGGAGGTGCGCCTGCCCCTGGCGGGGCCCCACTACGTCCTCAACGCCCTGGCTGCGGCGGGCGTGGCCCTGGAGCTGGGATTGCCCTTTGCCGCCGTGGCCCAAGGGCTGGCCGAGCTGGGGGGCCTCAAGCGCCGACTGGAGGTGAAGGGGGAAGCGGCAGGGGTCATGGTCATCGACGACTATGGCCACCACCCCACGGAGATCGAGGCCACCCTGCGGGCGGTGGCCCAGGCCTTCCCGGGGCGGCGCCTCGTCACCGCCTTCCAGCCGCACCGCTACAGCCGCACTGAGGCGCTCCTGCCGGATTTCTTCCCGGTCTTTGGGGCGGCGCATCTGGTCTTCATCACCGAGATTTATGCCGCCAGCGAAGCCCCCCGGCCCGGGGTTTCCGGCCGGCTCCTCTGGGAGGGCATCCGGGCCCACGGCCATGGGGGGGCCTATTTCGCGCCAGATCAGGCCACCTTGGCCGCGGCCCTCCTGGAGCGTCTAAAACCCGGGGATGTGCTTCTCACTCTGGGAGCCGGGGATATCTGGCGCCTGGGGGAGGAGATTCTCCGGCGCCTGTCCGGGGGTAGAAAGCGCACCGCAGCCACACCGCCTAAGGGAGCGGAACCATGTCCTGGAGTCCGTATGGCATAAGTCCGCCGCCCCGGCGCCAGGGTCTCCTGTCCCGCCTCTTTGGCCGACGGCGCAAAAACACCTTCCGCCGCCGGCCGGCAGGGGGTCGGGGCCGCTTCTGGCTTAGGCTCCTGCTGGTGAAAGTGGGGCTGGTGAGTCTGGCCGGTCTGAGCGTGGGTCTGGTGCTGCTCTATTATCATCTCTTGACCAGTTCCTATTTTTGTATTAAAGATGTCAATAATATTGAAATCAGCGGCACCAAGCGGCTCAGCCCGGAGCTTATCCGGGAGTTGCTCCAGGTGGGGCCGGACACCAATCTCCTGGCCTTCCGCCCCCAGCGGGCGGAGCAGATGCTGGCGGCCCATCCCTGGATTGCCCAAGCCCAGGTCAGTCGCCGCTGGCCCTCGAGGCTGACGGTCCGCATCACCGAGCGGGAACCGGTGGCCCTGGTGCAAGTGGGGGAGCTCTACTACGCCGACCGTCAGGGTCATCTGTTCAAGCCCCTCTCCCCTGGCGACCCTCTGGATTTTCCCGTGATCACCGGCTTGCAGAGGGAGGATT is a window of Desulfobaccales bacterium DNA encoding:
- the murG gene encoding undecaprenyldiphospho-muramoylpentapeptide beta-N-acetylglucosaminyltransferase — its product is MCPVSELHVVIVAGGTGGHLFPGIAVAREWQRRGVRVTFLTTPKPVTGEILARYGLTWEPVASRALVGMGWGARLRTLFSLPGNVLAARRRLKELAPHLVLGMGGYAAAPVGLAAWSLGIPLALHEQNAIPGLTNRRLARLARRIFLSFPDARDLPAEKCRWTGNPIREEFFEPPPPRPERPFTVLIMGGSQGARHLNQQVVAALPRLAARREELRFLHLTGEADYEEVAAGYRQAGFEAEVAPFSPEVAALMGRAHLVVCRSGASTLAELMARGRAAVLIPYPFAAGNHQEANARYLEAHGAAEVVLNKDFTAAVFADKIGQFLAKPEALAAMEAAARSLAKPAAAQEIVAGCLEMLDS
- a CDS encoding FtsQ-type POTRA domain-containing protein — its product is MSWSPYGISPPPRRQGLLSRLFGRRRKNTFRRRPAGGRGRFWLRLLLVKVGLVSLAGLSVGLVLLYYHLLTSSYFCIKDVNNIEISGTKRLSPELIRELLQVGPDTNLLAFRPQRAEQMLAAHPWIAQAQVSRRWPSRLTVRITEREPVALVQVGELYYADRQGHLFKPLSPGDPLDFPVITGLQREDFTPGQGGPVIFARILELMDALREAPLPLHLGNISEIHSDPVRGFTVYANGLKSGVHLGLGDFAAKVEKFARVWPVLVQRGYVSQVNLINLDYPLRVLLTLKGGDDSPVGMER
- the murC gene encoding UDP-N-acetylmuramate--L-alanine ligase; the protein is MTTSTTYHFIGIGGIGMSGLAELLVRQGHPVTGSDVARNDITRRLEALGVRVYLGHAPEHLGEAQVVVHTSAVKEDNPELAAARKRGLTVLRRGEMQARLMAPHRQIAVTGAHGKTSTTAMTAAVLRAGGLDPTVLVGAVWDSLGSNAVLGAGEWFVAEADESDGSFTYLTPEISIITNLDREHLDFYRDLEHVKEVFAGYLAHLPPGALVVAWEGDPHLQGLLRDFPHRRLTYGLTPGADLWADRLATRGLSQRFRLWRGERPLGEVRLPLAGPHYVLNALAAAGVALELGLPFAAVAQGLAELGGLKRRLEVKGEAAGVMVIDDYGHHPTEIEATLRAVAQAFPGRRLVTAFQPHRYSRTEALLPDFFPVFGAAHLVFITEIYAASEAPRPGVSGRLLWEGIRAHGHGGAYFAPDQATLAAALLERLKPGDVLLTLGAGDIWRLGEEILRRLSGGRKRTAATPPKGAEPCPGVRMA
- a CDS encoding DUF433 domain-containing protein; the protein is MEIRHYRFPRITLNPEKCFGKPCIRGLRMPVSSIISYLAAGMTVDDILKEWPELEREDILEALGYAAWAMEERVVPLQEATG
- the ftsW gene encoding putative lipid II flippase FtsW → MAGASEAVSGRQDHLLLYATLGLVLLGLTSVFTSSTVMAMAQFQDPYYFVKRQVFYALLGLALLYIASRIPYQYWKPLVYPILLLSLISLILVFVPGIGAKVRGAARWLKLGPLTLQPSEFAKLALVIFLAYSLARKQEKMKYFAIGFLPHMLVAGIFILLILKEPDFGTAVTLALITFIMLLVGGTRVTYIFFASLAGLVLGTLAVLRDPKKFARILSFLDPWKHGQDVGYQLKQSLLAIGSGGLIGVGPGQSRAKLFYLPDAHTDFILAIYSEEFGLVGVLLLLALFTLVTIRGLRLSLRAPDAFGSYLALGLTLIISLQAAINMGVVTGILPTKGLSLPFLSYGGSNLLTNLLAVGILLNISGQVKQPAAVASRLPTGAPAPAAVSGEPPR
- a CDS encoding Mur ligase domain-containing protein, with the protein product MANTTSYHFIGIGGIGMSGLAELLVRQSHPVTGSDVAQNDITRRLEALGVRVYLGHAPEHLGEFQVVVHTSAVKDDNPH
- a CDS encoding DUF5615 family PIN-like protein, yielding MRFLLNMNLPRALMTQLAAMGHQARHVGDIGLARATDAEIIAEAQKTRETILTHDLDYGHLLAFSGVISPSVVIFRLRRIDSEILFKRLMEAWAEIELPLSEGAIIILEDTVLRVRPLPIKEI
- the mraY gene encoding phospho-N-acetylmuramoyl-pentapeptide-transferase codes for the protein MLYHLLYPLKTVFGGFNVFRYLTFRSIFAVLTALFITLIIGPWVIRKLKELSFGQYIREDGPQSHHQKAGTPTMGGLMILFSMVVTTLLWADLTNFYIWLLIGVALGFGAIGFWDDYLKVIKKHNRGLSGKAKFFWQTVVATLVALALYVYPDFETTLTVPFFKDINPNLGLAFLPVAVFIIVGTANAVNLTDGLDGLAIGPVTIAAAFYLIFAYLAGNARIAAYLQIPFVKGVGELSIFLAALVGAGIGFLWFNAYPAQVFMGDVGALALGGILGTAAIAVKQEILLVVVGGLFVVEALSVIMQVCFFKVTNGKRIFRMAPIHHHFELKGWPEPKVIVRFWIISLVLGLLSLSALKLR
- a CDS encoding endonuclease domain-containing protein; translation: MARVLRKSSTLAESLLWRRLRGRQLAGRKFRRQQPLGPYVVDFVCFERRLVIEIDGGQHDLDRAQDEERDAWLRENGFTVLRFWNTEVMQNLEGVLECILAQVADPPPPNPLPPGEGG
- the murD gene encoding UDP-N-acetylmuramoyl-L-alanine--D-glutamate ligase; this translates as MELKGARVLVVGLARTGVALARFLSAQGAIVTATDAAPAENLAEAIKALDGLPVTLELGVPQPAAVEAYDLILLSPGVPPELPWLEAARRRGIPVVGELELARPFLTLPILAISGTNGKTTTTTLTAELLQAGGLRPLVGGNIGTPLISLVEEQSGHDLLVLEVSSFQLDTAPNFHAHRAALLNITPDHLDRYPDYNAYVASKAGLFRHQTAADLRVLNFDDPGVRAMQEGPARVLFFSTRQPLAAGAWLEGETLRVRLPGGPDAAFPLADIRLSGRHNLENVMAALLLALDAGVAPAACRDVLARFAGLPHRIQYVATIDGVEYYDDSKGTNVGAVIRALEQFSRPVLLIAGGRDKDSDFSLLAPAIKARVRHLVLLGETKERLAKAWQGLAPIHLVADLAEAVRTCRRLARPGEVVLLSPACASFDMFRDYAHRGDTFQRLVREAAHGRGI